The nucleotide window AGCATCTCCAACGGGTATTCGAGGAATTTTCACGCGTGCCGTCGTCCATCCCCTCCTCCCAGGGAGCGCAATTGGGGCTGTTCATCACCAAGAATCTCGTGGCGATGCACGGCGGCACCATCTGGGTGGAAAGCACACCGGGCCTCGGCACGCGCTTTTACATCGCCTTGCCGGCCATGGCTCCTGAACCGCAGCCTCCTGAGGCGTAGGTTCCTAATTACGGGTCGAACGGCGAAAAGGATGGCGACAAGTGAACCGTCTCACGCAGCACTCTATTCAGAGAGGTAATCATGCGCGCACGCATTCTCGTCGTGGATGACGATCAGGATATTCTTCTCGGCCTGGAGAATCGTCTCACCTGGATGGGGCACGAGCCGCTGACCGCCGACAAGGGCGACGAAGGCCTGCGCGTGATTCAGCGCGACGAGCCGGATCTGGTCCTGCTCGACATCCAGCTGCCGGGACTCTCAGGATTCGACATCCTCCAGCAGTTGCGGGAGAAGACGGACAAGGACCGGGCGGGCATTGATCCTGCGACGGTCGGAATGGGGCCGACCGACCCCCCCATCATCATGCTCACCGCGTTCGGAACGATCGAGCTGGCTGTGCAGGCCATGCAACTGGGTGCCGTCGACTTCGTGACGAAACCCTTCACGGGTGAGCATCTGACCGTGGTGATCAACAAGGCCTTGGCCGCCATCTCACTGCGGCGGCAGCTCCGCCAGCTCAAGCGGGAAGTGGAGGACACGCACGGCTCGCTCGTCGGGGAGAACAGCGCGCTGCAGGCTCAACTGAAGGTAGCCAAGCAGGCGGCTCCCTCCAATGTGACCATCTTGGTCCTGGGAGAGACGGGGACGGGGAAGGAAGTGGTGGCCCGCGCCATTCACGCCTGGAGTCCGCGCAAGGACAAGCCCTTCATTGCCGTCAACTGCGCGGCCATTCCAAAAGATCTGCTGGAGAACGAGCTGTTCGGTCACGAAAAGGGCGCGTTTACCGGGGCGGTGAAGCGCGAGCCCGGCAAGATCGAGGTGGCGGAAGGCGGGACCCTCTTCCTCGACGAGATCGGCGACATGTCGTTGTCCATGCAGAGTCATCTGCTGCGCGTCCTGCAGGACCA belongs to Nitrospira sp. and includes:
- a CDS encoding sigma-54 dependent transcriptional regulator, which codes for MRARILVVDDDQDILLGLENRLTWMGHEPLTADKGDEGLRVIQRDEPDLVLLDIQLPGLSGFDILQQLREKTDKDRAGIDPATVGMGPTDPPIIMLTAFGTIELAVQAMQLGAVDFVTKPFTGEHLTVVINKALAAISLRRQLRQLKREVEDTHGSLVGENSALQAQLKVAKQAAPSNVTILVLGETGTGKEVVARAIHAWSPRKDKPFIAVNCAAIPKDLLENELFGHEKGAFTGAVKREPGKIEVAEGGTLFLDEIGDMSLSMQSHLLRVLQDQTFYRVGGTQSVKTDVRFLAATNKDLRQAIKQGTFREDLFYRLEVISVSLPPLRERMDDLPALARYFLARASGRLGIQKRASLSDAALRLLSEYRWPGNIRELENVLTRAYILSPGERIEPEHLHLSTPEPSTSPEGAPMPTSRHYHDMTEAYSRRVIEEALKRNDWNQTRASAELGLQRTYFTKLLRQKQIHGRPPKQESN